A region from the Bacteroidota bacterium genome encodes:
- a CDS encoding aryl-sulfate sulfotransferase codes for MQRSIFLYLFCFLSTSIWAQPTISGLTAAAQSNNVLRYDCSFNTSQSARGFIEYYWWDGFDTIRANTGFTDSAQVHQLILMGLAPQATYQYRAVAFDATGCYPGAWQSFTTGIIPTAGIINPIVNVTSVAGDPPGYVLTNMATADPDRHVQIHDRKGRPIWYQRMPGIASNLVDGPCQSFTYNPTTQSIFFTDCGKVTELHLDGTILHTLNFGSLAPGWMPHHDVFRNAAGNWLVLAANVDTVDKSTVGGDPNALVVGPGIFEFTPTGSLVWSWSAFDHLDPLQSPGPGGDWVPKFGPQAINWLDANSVMQDGDGNPMLSFGGESQVVKIARSGANIVWTCGDNGDIEVLPFDSFAVLHSLRPSRPGYYLSLDNQGLGNGLTRAIEWWIDFSYIQARLEISWEHILPIDDFTASDGNVDRMRNGNYMIGSHDGKSATEITASGSVLWHADYDSTLHRAFWVEDFYHRIHPQYLGDSIVCATDSFVILQANPTGGIWSGPFVSGDTFFSAAAALGSFPLVYKWGPEEIRFDMEVDPTVNCGVGVADVAAQRLNLNVFPNPFGSVIHLGLELSKMEDVSVDVFAMDGRHLMHQNLGKLGPGAHAIDLDPSEWAMGTCILQVRTVSGKTGRKVLFRD; via the coding sequence ATGCAAAGGTCAATTTTCCTGTACTTGTTTTGCTTCCTCAGTACCTCGATTTGGGCGCAACCCACGATCAGCGGCCTCACAGCAGCCGCCCAGTCCAACAACGTCTTGCGCTACGATTGCAGCTTCAACACAAGCCAATCCGCCAGAGGCTTCATTGAATATTACTGGTGGGACGGCTTTGATACGATCCGCGCCAACACGGGATTCACCGACTCCGCGCAGGTGCACCAACTGATCTTGATGGGCCTTGCGCCGCAGGCCACCTACCAATACCGCGCCGTCGCTTTTGATGCTACCGGCTGCTATCCAGGAGCTTGGCAATCCTTCACGACCGGAATTATCCCCACCGCGGGCATCATCAATCCAATCGTCAATGTCACGAGTGTGGCCGGCGATCCACCCGGCTATGTCCTCACCAACATGGCCACCGCCGACCCCGACCGCCACGTGCAAATCCATGACCGCAAGGGCCGCCCGATTTGGTACCAACGCATGCCCGGCATCGCCTCCAACCTCGTTGACGGCCCCTGTCAGAGCTTCACCTACAATCCCACCACGCAGAGCATCTTCTTCACCGACTGCGGCAAAGTCACCGAATTGCATCTCGATGGCACCATTTTGCACACGCTCAACTTCGGGAGCCTCGCCCCCGGATGGATGCCGCACCACGACGTCTTCCGCAATGCCGCGGGCAATTGGCTGGTGCTCGCTGCCAATGTCGATACCGTCGACAAGTCCACCGTCGGTGGCGATCCCAATGCCTTGGTGGTCGGTCCCGGCATATTCGAATTTACCCCGACGGGAAGCCTTGTCTGGTCTTGGTCGGCCTTTGACCATCTTGATCCGCTGCAAAGCCCGGGTCCGGGCGGGGATTGGGTGCCGAAATTCGGTCCGCAGGCCATCAATTGGCTGGATGCCAACTCGGTGATGCAAGATGGCGACGGCAATCCCATGCTGAGCTTCGGCGGCGAAAGCCAAGTCGTCAAGATCGCCCGCAGCGGCGCCAACATCGTCTGGACCTGCGGCGACAATGGCGACATCGAAGTGCTGCCTTTTGACAGCTTTGCCGTGTTGCATAGCCTGCGGCCTTCGCGGCCCGGGTATTACCTGAGCCTCGACAACCAAGGCCTGGGCAACGGCCTCACCCGCGCCATCGAATGGTGGATTGACTTCAGCTACATCCAAGCCCGCCTCGAAATCAGCTGGGAACACATTCTGCCCATCGACGACTTTACCGCATCCGATGGCAACGTCGACCGCATGCGCAACGGCAACTACATGATCGGTTCCCACGACGGCAAAAGTGCCACCGAAATCACCGCGAGCGGATCCGTGCTTTGGCATGCCGACTACGACAGTACCCTGCACCGTGCCTTCTGGGTCGAGGATTTTTACCACCGCATCCATCCGCAGTATTTGGGGGACTCCATTGTCTGTGCCACCGATTCCTTTGTGATTTTGCAGGCGAATCCAACTGGAGGAATCTGGTCAGGCCCGTTTGTGAGCGGAGACACATTCTTTTCCGCCGCCGCAGCCCTCGGCAGTTTCCCCTTGGTTTACAAATGGGGCCCCGAGGAAATCAGATTCGACATGGAAGTCGATCCCACGGTGAATTGCGGGGTAGGTGTTGCCGATGTCGCGGCACAGCGGTTGAACCTGAATGTGTTTCCCAATCCATTCGGCAGCGTGATTCACCTCGGATTGGAGCTTTCAAAAATGGAGGATGTCTCGGTGGATGTCTTTGCGATGGATGGCCGTCACCTGATGCATCAGAACCTCGGGAAATTGGGTCCAGGAGCGCATGCCATCGATTTGGATCCCTCCGAATGGGCAATGGGAACCTGTATTTTACAAGTCCGTACCGTATCGGGAAAAACCGGCAGGAAGGTTTTGTTCCGCGATTGA
- the hrpB gene encoding ATP-dependent helicase HrpB: protein MSTLLPIHDVIPALKEALLRYPIVILEAPPGAGKSTELPLHLLDAPWLVGQKMVMLQPRRLAARAVASRLAFQLGEQVGETAGYRVRFDSKVGPKTRIEVLTEGLLTRLIQQDNALEGIGLVVFDEFHERSLHADLALVLARQVQEVLRDDLRILVMSATLDTAALSKLLGNAPVITSKGRQYPITQRYLPAEPNQRLEAHVSQTIRRVLKEETGDILAFLPGAAEITRVAEALTESLPSDITVHPLYGDLPLPQQQAAIVPDPQGRRKVVLATTIAETSLTIEGIRVVVDAGLARVPRFDPRSGLTKLETVQVTRDAADQRAGRAGRLGPGICYRLWSEASHAFLQPQRIPEILQADLAPLALELLNWGVTDMLGMGWPTPPPAGALTQALELLTQLEAVENGKITPRGKALLRLPTHPRIAHMLTEGENLRLPGLACDIAALLEERDPLPREAGADLRLRLDALRLHRERERGPGDPNTLRKLEQLSSVWRKILRCEPNRGHVSEFEAGQLLAAAYPERIAKRQGASPPSFKLSNGRRGGLLQQDPLADAEWLAIGLMDAGVQEGRIHLAAPVHPEDVKAWMRTQRVLSWDHQQGVLLAQEEQRIGSLLVSAKPFKNLEAEECRVAILKAIRQEPGLLPWTEAITDWQARVMSLRVWRPEENWPDVSLEALLNGLEEWLGPYIGHIRRRDDFKRLELMGLLSGLLEWPKPQQLDQLAPAKVEVPTGSQIRLEYFLDGKAPILAVRLQEMFGQMDTPTVNQGRTPVLIHLLSPAYRPCAVTQDLRSFWANAYSDVRKDLRGRYPKHSWPEDPFTAEAVRGVKRKG, encoded by the coding sequence ATGTCCACGCTCCTCCCTATCCACGATGTGATTCCGGCCTTGAAGGAGGCCTTGTTGCGGTATCCGATCGTGATCTTGGAGGCGCCGCCGGGCGCGGGGAAGTCCACCGAATTGCCTTTGCATTTGCTCGATGCGCCTTGGTTGGTCGGGCAAAAGATGGTCATGCTGCAACCGCGTCGCTTGGCAGCGCGGGCGGTGGCTTCGCGGTTGGCGTTTCAGTTGGGCGAACAAGTCGGCGAAACTGCGGGGTACCGCGTGCGCTTCGACAGCAAAGTCGGCCCCAAAACACGCATCGAAGTCCTGACCGAAGGGCTGCTCACCCGCCTCATTCAGCAAGACAATGCCCTCGAAGGCATCGGTTTGGTCGTTTTTGATGAATTCCACGAACGCAGCCTCCATGCCGATCTTGCGCTTGTGCTCGCACGTCAGGTGCAGGAAGTGCTGCGCGACGACCTGCGCATCCTCGTGATGTCGGCCACCCTCGACACGGCTGCCCTTTCCAAGCTCCTCGGCAATGCCCCGGTCATCACAAGCAAGGGGCGGCAATATCCGATCACACAGCGGTACCTGCCTGCCGAACCCAATCAGCGGCTCGAAGCCCATGTCAGTCAAACCATTCGAAGGGTGTTGAAGGAAGAAACGGGGGACATTCTCGCCTTTTTGCCGGGCGCCGCCGAAATCACCCGCGTGGCCGAGGCATTGACCGAAAGCCTGCCTTCTGACATCACGGTGCATCCTTTATATGGTGACTTGCCGCTGCCGCAGCAGCAGGCCGCGATTGTGCCCGATCCGCAGGGGCGTCGCAAGGTGGTCTTGGCCACGACGATTGCGGAAACGAGCTTGACGATCGAAGGCATCCGCGTGGTGGTCGATGCCGGATTGGCGCGGGTGCCGCGGTTTGATCCACGTTCGGGATTGACGAAGCTGGAAACGGTGCAGGTGACCCGCGATGCGGCCGATCAGCGGGCAGGGCGGGCGGGACGTCTCGGTCCCGGAATTTGTTACCGCCTTTGGAGCGAGGCAAGCCATGCCTTTTTGCAGCCGCAGCGGATTCCCGAGATTTTGCAGGCCGACTTGGCGCCCTTGGCCTTGGAATTGCTGAATTGGGGCGTGACCGACATGCTGGGAATGGGTTGGCCCACGCCACCGCCCGCAGGCGCCCTGACGCAAGCCCTCGAATTGCTCACCCAACTCGAAGCCGTCGAAAACGGCAAAATCACCCCCCGCGGCAAAGCCTTGTTGCGCCTGCCCACGCATCCGCGGATTGCGCACATGCTCACGGAGGGCGAAAACCTGCGCCTTCCCGGGCTCGCTTGCGACATCGCCGCTTTGTTGGAGGAACGCGATCCCCTCCCACGCGAGGCGGGCGCGGACCTGCGCCTGCGCTTGGACGCCTTGCGCTTGCACCGTGAGCGCGAACGCGGGCCGGGCGACCCCAATACCCTTCGGAAACTGGAACAATTGAGCAGCGTTTGGCGGAAAATCCTGCGTTGCGAACCCAACCGCGGCCATGTCAGCGAATTTGAAGCCGGGCAACTCCTCGCGGCAGCCTATCCGGAACGCATCGCCAAACGACAAGGTGCTTCGCCGCCTTCGTTTAAGCTGAGCAATGGCCGCCGCGGCGGATTGTTGCAGCAAGATCCCCTCGCCGATGCCGAATGGCTCGCGATCGGCTTGATGGATGCCGGCGTGCAAGAAGGGCGCATTCATTTGGCGGCGCCGGTGCATCCCGAGGACGTCAAAGCGTGGATGCGCACGCAGCGGGTATTGTCTTGGGACCATCAGCAGGGCGTTTTGCTCGCGCAGGAGGAGCAGCGCATCGGCAGTTTGTTGGTCTCGGCGAAGCCTTTCAAAAACCTGGAAGCGGAGGAATGCCGCGTCGCGATTTTGAAGGCCATTCGTCAGGAGCCCGGATTGTTGCCTTGGACCGAAGCGATCACCGATTGGCAAGCCCGCGTGATGAGCCTGCGCGTCTGGCGTCCCGAGGAAAATTGGCCGGATGTGTCGCTTGAGGCCTTGTTGAATGGATTGGAGGAATGGCTGGGGCCTTATATTGGGCACATTCGCAGAAGGGACGACTTCAAACGGCTGGAACTGATGGGCCTTTTGTCGGGGCTGCTCGAATGGCCCAAGCCGCAGCAATTGGATCAATTGGCCCCGGCAAAGGTGGAAGTCCCGACGGGTTCGCAGATCAGACTCGAATATTTTCTGGATGGAAAAGCCCCGATTTTGGCCGTGCGCTTGCAGGAAATGTTCGGGCAAATGGACACACCGACCGTGAACCAAGGCCGGACGCCGGTTTTGATTCACCTGCTTTCTCCCGCCTACCGACCCTGCGCCGTGACCCAAGACCTGCGGAGCTTTTGGGCGAATGCCTATTCTGACGTTCGAAAGGATTTACGTGGCCGTTATCCCAAACATTCCTGGCCCGAGGATCCGTTTACCGCGGAGGCTGTGCGGGGGGTGAAACGGAAGGGGTGA
- a CDS encoding T9SS type A sorting domain-containing protein, whose product MLAVAVSFCAEDCRRKSGIRQQHRKQSPREAVEVISTARQGDDLEHPQALLPPGNDNCASAATLTVGAACVTGTTSTASTQGGEYLCINPGGGITPETVWYRFTATSTSMVLGVVLTNTSNCATVLAVYGPFASGGGCLPGAGNQLLCQNMGLIDPGFHPLLSGLTVGQDYLVQVQGNNCGGGSDRFANFCISINTPSTNQSAGGASIINNCGTAFTGGTTGGHWANGTSIGANNLDNNVGTSITGASEVGDDVTFVVNNVSWFTFCNGNASACNWSILLNGISNCLLPSLNAGVQAAVFTGTPAALTNVAISPSRVAPGGSWSSGTFSVGANACAYIMVDGFAGDECNYNLTLTNVSCPCVVVPIELAYLSGRNMPTQIHLEWMMAAEDGVNNFLIERSIDGIQFDLLTDNIARSQMPNHRYVAVDQAPMPGWNYYRLSAVDANGNVSMLKTAAVYRYQGAGLDVLVGTDGEQVNLNISTPTAGDALIELLDIHGRSLKTQNAPLQVGNNQISLNSIGLAKGMYILRIHQGQLLVSRKFDHR is encoded by the coding sequence TTGCTTGCTGTTGCTGTCAGTTTTTGTGCGGAAGACTGCAGGCGCAAATCGGGAATTCGGCAGCAGCACCGAAAACAATCCCCACGTGAGGCCGTCGAAGTGATTTCCACGGCGCGTCAAGGGGATGACTTGGAGCATCCACAGGCCTTATTGCCTCCCGGTAATGACAATTGTGCCTCGGCCGCTACCCTGACGGTCGGTGCTGCATGTGTAACGGGCACGACAAGTACGGCTTCCACCCAAGGGGGTGAATACCTTTGTATCAATCCCGGAGGGGGCATCACACCCGAAACCGTTTGGTACCGGTTTACTGCCACAAGCACATCGATGGTGCTGGGTGTCGTGCTCACCAACACCTCCAATTGCGCAACGGTTTTGGCTGTTTATGGCCCTTTTGCATCGGGTGGTGGTTGCCTTCCCGGGGCTGGCAATCAGCTTCTCTGTCAAAACATGGGCCTGATTGATCCGGGATTCCACCCCTTGTTGTCGGGATTGACCGTGGGGCAAGACTACCTCGTGCAGGTGCAAGGCAACAATTGTGGGGGTGGTAGTGACCGGTTTGCCAACTTCTGCATCAGCATCAATACGCCTTCTACCAATCAAAGCGCAGGTGGAGCGTCGATCATCAACAACTGTGGAACAGCCTTCACCGGTGGCACGACCGGCGGCCACTGGGCCAACGGAACCTCCATTGGTGCCAATAATTTGGACAACAACGTCGGGACAAGCATCACGGGTGCATCGGAAGTGGGCGATGACGTGACCTTTGTCGTCAACAACGTGTCTTGGTTTACCTTCTGCAACGGAAATGCATCTGCCTGCAATTGGAGCATCTTATTGAATGGGATCAGCAATTGCCTGTTGCCGAGCTTGAATGCCGGCGTGCAAGCGGCGGTATTCACGGGCACGCCCGCTGCCTTGACCAATGTGGCCATCAGTCCGAGCCGCGTTGCCCCGGGCGGTAGTTGGTCCTCCGGGACTTTTTCAGTAGGTGCAAACGCCTGCGCCTATATCATGGTCGACGGCTTTGCGGGCGACGAATGCAATTATAACCTCACATTGACCAATGTCTCTTGCCCTTGTGTCGTTGTCCCGATCGAATTGGCCTATCTCTCCGGCCGCAATATGCCCACGCAGATTCACTTGGAATGGATGATGGCGGCTGAAGACGGGGTAAACAATTTCTTGATTGAGCGCAGCATCGACGGAATACAATTTGATCTACTCACAGACAATATTGCACGTTCGCAGATGCCCAACCATCGGTATGTCGCGGTGGACCAAGCTCCGATGCCGGGCTGGAATTATTATCGTCTGAGTGCGGTCGATGCAAACGGAAATGTCTCGATGCTCAAAACAGCCGCCGTTTACCGGTATCAAGGCGCCGGATTGGATGTCTTGGTGGGCACCGATGGCGAGCAGGTAAATCTCAACATCAGTACCCCCACCGCAGGTGATGCCTTGATTGAATTGCTGGATATTCATGGCCGCAGTTTGAAAACACAAAATGCGCCCCTGCAAGTCGGAAACAATCAGATTTCGCTCAATTCGATCGGATTGGCCAAAGGAATGTACATCCTGAGGATTCACCAAGGTCAGCTATTGGTTTCTAGAAAGTTTGACCATCGTTGA
- a CDS encoding T9SS type A sorting domain-containing protein: MRRKTTLKTMALWAVAALGALGLQAQPCATPSNVTATPSVYCAGATVNLTAISTGNNIDWYDQPSGGTLLGTSASGANFAVTPAGTTTYYAEAVQVPSGSQNFTYSGNIQNFTIPVGVTSIVIDARGAQGGNTNGGNGARMVGTFAVTPGEVLGIVVGQQGIVNNCGGGGASGGGGGGTFVWRLSAPALPMIAAGAGGGGNTNWTGGCIDGIDAVTTQDGTQGSGPTSAMGGTAGQGGFGNAPSGTGSGGAGWLSAGQNSTWGSGCTGGLGPFTFTGGSGAMAFGPGGEGGYGGGGGAVCGCGGGGGYSGGGGGEGSSCRAGGGGGGSYNAGTSQSNTAGFQLGNGLVTISYASIGCSNSQRVPVTVTLDNIAPVAVCQSVTVTLDSMGNGSTNATAVNNGSTDNCTVASVTLNPTTFTCSNAGANTVILTVTDANGNSSTCSTTVMVASQDVEMALSADTSACGFNVSCAGGNDGTATAVGVGGCPNYTFLWSDGQTTSTATNLAAGTYTVTITDAGGSSDVDTITLNAPTAIVITGTPTTTCVDDSTGAIDLSVSGGSDCQAYSFLWSNGATSEDLSNIGSGTYTVTVTDAGGCASTSVVTVAAYPVPNPTITQAGNTLTSGQTWVTYQWLLNGSNISGATSNSYTATQTGSYSLMVTDTNGCMAVSNAVTITIVGVTNAMGEWMDLTLYPNPSHGTFRLQTASPVNCGIAVTIHDMVGKNLFEQALPELSYEAQFDVRRLAAGTYFVNVRSELGHYKQFKLVVE, encoded by the coding sequence ATGAGAAGAAAAACTACACTTAAGACGATGGCCTTGTGGGCGGTCGCAGCATTGGGCGCGTTGGGTTTGCAGGCGCAGCCTTGCGCCACGCCAAGCAATGTCACAGCGACACCTTCGGTCTACTGTGCCGGTGCCACGGTCAATTTGACGGCCATTTCGACGGGCAACAACATTGATTGGTATGATCAGCCCTCGGGTGGCACATTGCTGGGCACAAGTGCGAGCGGTGCAAACTTTGCTGTCACGCCAGCCGGCACAACGACCTATTATGCGGAGGCGGTACAAGTACCAAGCGGTTCACAGAACTTCACGTACTCAGGAAATATCCAGAATTTCACCATTCCTGTGGGGGTGACGAGCATCGTGATCGATGCTCGCGGCGCACAAGGCGGCAATACCAATGGTGGTAACGGCGCACGCATGGTTGGCACATTTGCTGTGACGCCGGGCGAAGTCCTCGGAATTGTCGTGGGTCAACAAGGCATCGTCAACAACTGCGGCGGTGGCGGCGCAAGCGGCGGCGGCGGCGGCGGAACTTTTGTTTGGCGCCTGTCTGCGCCAGCGTTGCCGATGATCGCAGCAGGTGCAGGTGGCGGTGGCAATACCAACTGGACAGGCGGTTGCATCGATGGGATTGATGCGGTGACCACACAAGATGGTACCCAAGGCAGCGGCCCAACTTCCGCCATGGGCGGTACCGCGGGCCAAGGTGGCTTTGGAAACGCGCCTTCGGGAACGGGTTCGGGCGGTGCAGGCTGGTTGAGCGCAGGTCAGAATTCAACCTGGGGCTCTGGATGCACGGGTGGTCTTGGGCCATTTACTTTCACGGGTGGCAGCGGCGCAATGGCTTTTGGCCCGGGTGGCGAAGGCGGTTACGGCGGTGGCGGCGGTGCCGTCTGCGGATGTGGCGGCGGTGGCGGCTACAGTGGCGGCGGCGGCGGCGAAGGTTCCTCTTGCAGGGCCGGCGGCGGCGGTGGCGGATCCTACAACGCCGGCACTAGCCAATCCAACACGGCTGGCTTTCAATTGGGCAATGGTTTGGTGACGATCTCTTACGCAAGCATCGGTTGCAGCAATTCGCAAAGAGTACCCGTGACCGTAACCTTGGACAATATTGCGCCAGTCGCTGTTTGTCAATCGGTCACTGTTACCTTGGATTCGATGGGCAATGGCTCCACGAATGCAACCGCAGTCAACAATGGCAGCACCGACAACTGTACGGTCGCCTCGGTGACTTTGAATCCGACAACATTTACCTGCTCCAATGCCGGTGCCAATACGGTGATTTTGACAGTGACCGATGCCAATGGCAATTCAAGCACTTGCAGCACGACCGTCATGGTTGCTTCGCAGGATGTCGAAATGGCATTGTCTGCCGATACATCGGCTTGCGGATTTAATGTCTCATGCGCAGGTGGCAACGACGGCACTGCAACCGCAGTCGGCGTCGGCGGATGCCCCAATTATACCTTCCTCTGGAGCGATGGCCAAACCACTTCGACGGCGACCAATCTTGCTGCCGGCACTTATACCGTGACCATCACCGATGCGGGCGGCAGTTCTGATGTCGATACGATTACCTTGAATGCCCCGACGGCGATCGTGATCACGGGCACACCGACCACGACCTGCGTGGACGACTCTACCGGTGCCATTGACCTCAGCGTGAGCGGCGGCAGCGATTGCCAAGCGTATTCCTTCCTTTGGAGCAATGGTGCTACGAGCGAAGACTTGTCCAATATCGGCAGCGGAACCTACACGGTCACCGTGACCGATGCGGGCGGCTGCGCCTCGACTTCCGTCGTGACGGTGGCGGCTTATCCTGTACCCAATCCGACGATTACGCAGGCTGGCAATACGCTCACTTCCGGTCAAACTTGGGTCACCTATCAGTGGTTGCTCAATGGCAGCAACATCAGCGGCGCCACATCCAACAGCTACACCGCGACGCAGACAGGCAGTTATTCCTTGATGGTGACCGATACCAACGGATGTATGGCGGTTTCCAATGCCGTTACCATCACGATCGTGGGTGTGACCAATGCCATGGGCGAATGGATGGATTTGACCTTGTACCCCAACCCGAGCCACGGCACGTTCAGGTTGCAGACGGCAAGTCCGGTGAATTGCGGCATTGCTGTGACGATCCACGACATGGTCGGCAAGAATCTGTTTGAGCAGGCGTTGCCTGAGCTCAGCTACGAAGCGCAATTCGATGTCAGAAGGCTTGCCGCTGGAACTTATTTTGTAAATGTGCGCTCCGAATTGGGCCACTACAAGCAGTTCAAGCTGGTCGTCGAATAA